AAAGGTAACCGTCCTGAGACTCACCCTGACAAGCTTGTCAATCACAGGTATTATGATTACAAGCCCCGGGCCTTTTACAGGAATCACCCTTCCAAGCCTGAAGACAACACCTCTTTCATATTCCCTCAATATCTTAATTGCGCTTGAGAAGAAATAGATTACTAAAAACATTACAATCAAAAATCCCATAAACTGTGGCGGTATCCCTGTCATTTTGTCCTCCTTTTTTTAGTGTCAGCTCCAGTTTTCAGTGTCAGCCTGTCACTATTCACTTTTGTTTTCTAATTTTTACCTTCAACCCTGATACTGATTCAACAACTATTTTCTCGCTCTTTGATATCGTCTCATCAGAATATGCAGACCATCTTTCTCCGTGCAATAAAACCACGCCGCTGTCCCTCGTTATCTCTGTATTTGCAATTCCCTCCATCCCGACAAGCCCCTCAGAACCTGTCACAGGTTTCCTTTTGTAGGCCTTGTATGCAAGGCCGACAACTACAGTAAAAAACAGAGCCGTTACAATTACTGCAGGAAGAATCAGAAACAGCGACAGCTTCATAAACGGCCCCGGCGATTCAAACAACATTAACGAGCCGAGCAGCATTGCAATGACGCCGCCAATGGTTAAGACGCCATGCGAAATTATCTTTATCTCAAGTATAAAAAGTATTATTGCGAGAATAATCAGGAGAAGGCCGGCATAGTTCACAGGCAACGTCTGGAATGCATAGAATGCAAGTATAAGGCATATCCCTCCCATTACGCCGGGGAAGATAGCGCCGGGATTTGTCAGCTCAAAGAACAATCCGTAAAATCCGAGAAGCATAAGCATATAGGCGACATTCGGGTCTGTAATAACATTGAGAATCTTATGCCTCAGGTTCATTTCTTCTCTTACAATATTTGCGTTTGCGGTCTTTAAAATCTTCTCTCCCATAACAGTTTTCACCTTTCTTCCGTCTATAGCTGAGAGAAGTGTAATAAGGTCTTTGCTCACAATATCTATAATTTTTTCCTTTAATGCCTCTGCTTCCGTAGCAGACACGCTTTTCCTCACGGCATCCTCAGCCCACTTTGAGTTTCTGCCTGTTCTTTCTGCGAGTGATTTTATATAAGCGGCAGCGTCGTTTGTAACTTTTTCTGACATTACCTTATCCATTTTTTCCCCTACTCCGACAGGATGCGCAGAACCAATGTTTGTGCCCGGAGACATGGCTGCAACATGGGCTGCAAGGGTTATAAAAACACCTGCTGACGCTGCCCTTGCCCCGCTCGGCGAGACATAGACAATCACAGGGACTTCACTTCCGATTATATTCTTGACTATATCCCGCATTGATGTGTCAAGGCCGCCCGGCGTATCAAGCTCTATTACAACAGCCTCGCGTTTCTGCTCATTAGCCCTTTTAATGCTCTTGCCTATATATTCAGCGGATGCAGGATTTATAACGCCGTTGACTGTAAGGACCAGCACATCCTTTTTTTGCTCCTGAGAAAAAAGCGGCACTGAGAGGGAAAGAGACAGTAAAGTTAAAAGGGCAAGTGTTCTCTTTAACATGTTAGAATTATACCATAAAGTAATTATGCACTGTATAATATAGCCATGAAATTCATAACAGAACATAAAATAAACGGCAAAAAACTGAGTCTTGTGCAGGGCGATATAACTGGAAGGGATGTGGATGCCATAGTTAATGCAGCGAACTCCCACCTCCGGCATGGAGGCGGTGTTGCCGGCGCGATTGTCAGAAAAGGCGGGCAGATTATTCAGGATGAAAGTGACAGCATTGGTTTTACGCCTGTTGGAACGGCAGTAATCACAGCCGCAGGCAAGCTTCATGCAAGATTTGTCATTCACACGGTAGTGCCCATAATGGATGAAGGCGATGAGGACAACAAGTTAAAGAATGCTGTGCTCAGCGCCTTAAGTCTTGCATCAGAAAAAGGATTAAAAAGCGTCTCAATGCCTGCGATAAGTTCAGGAATTTTCGGATTTCCAAAAGACAGGTGCGCAAAGATTCTTGTCAATGAATCAGCAGATTATCTCAGGAAAAACCCTCAATCTTCCCTTGAAATTGTTGAATTCTGCATTTACGATGACAACACAATGGAACATTTCAAAAGGGAATTTGAGAGGCTTTAAGCATTATAGAAGGAAAATCGCCTTGAGCGGCAAGCGAAAGGTGATTTCGCTTCTTATAAAATCCCTGTATGCTCTTGCAGTTTCTTTCTCCCGATTCTCATCGGCAAATAAAAAGCAATGGCATTTATCAGAATAATCATAATCACGCCCAAGGCAATCTGAATTTTCGCTGATAAATCCACCGCTCCCTTCATATTATAAACATAAAAAATCCACGACTCGAGGGATAATGTGGCGATAACAACACTGAATGCAATGAGCATGAAAGCCATGCCTCCGAGGCTCATGGATACAGAGGCAATATTTTCATGCTTGAATTTTGGATAGATTGCTCCGAATCCTGTGCCGAGTCCGCTCACAGACACGCAGAGCATAAGGACTGTTCCAAGCGACAGATACATCAGAATTCCTCTGATATTCATAGCGAGATTTGTGAGGAATACAAGAACAAGCATAAGCAAAGTCACAGGAATGAATCCATAGAGGAACTTTGACCGGATAAATCTGTTCATATCAACAGGCGAAGTCCTTATAATCCAGAATGCCTGACCCTCAAGGCTCACGGATGCATAGATAAATCTCGCTGAAACAGCAGACAGCACAAGCCCTGATAAAACCAGATTAACAAGAACCATAATCTCCATTATGAATGGGAAACCTGAAAGGGCGTTGACCGGAATTGACTTAAAATTATAGATGTAAATCATTATGAGTGCGCCTATTATAAACA
This DNA window, taken from Nitrospirota bacterium, encodes the following:
- a CDS encoding macro domain-containing protein produces the protein MKFITEHKINGKKLSLVQGDITGRDVDAIVNAANSHLRHGGGVAGAIVRKGGQIIQDESDSIGFTPVGTAVITAAGKLHARFVIHTVVPIMDEGDEDNKLKNAVLSALSLASEKGLKSVSMPAISSGIFGFPKDRCAKILVNESADYLRKNPQSSLEIVEFCIYDDNTMEHFKREFERL
- a CDS encoding nodulation protein NfeD, translated to MLKRTLALLTLLSLSLSVPLFSQEQKKDVLVLTVNGVINPASAEYIGKSIKRANEQKREAVVIELDTPGGLDTSMRDIVKNIIGSEVPVIVYVSPSGARAASAGVFITLAAHVAAMSPGTNIGSAHPVGVGEKMDKVMSEKVTNDAAAYIKSLAERTGRNSKWAEDAVRKSVSATEAEALKEKIIDIVSKDLITLLSAIDGRKVKTVMGEKILKTANANIVREEMNLRHKILNVITDPNVAYMLMLLGFYGLFFELTNPGAIFPGVMGGICLILAFYAFQTLPVNYAGLLLIILAIILFILEIKIISHGVLTIGGVIAMLLGSLMLFESPGPFMKLSLFLILPAVIVTALFFTVVVGLAYKAYKRKPVTGSEGLVGMEGIANTEITRDSGVVLLHGERWSAYSDETISKSEKIVVESVSGLKVKIRKQK